A genome region from Microbacterium sp. CGR2 includes the following:
- the dapF gene encoding diaminopimelate epimerase, translated as MVAFTKGHGTGNDFVIIADPEGDLDLTVEQVAVLCDRNFGIGADGILRVVRSSAIPDGAAALEEEPDAEWFMDYRNADGSTAEMCGNGIRVFAHFLVRAGLATIEPGSTLPIGTRAGVRDVTRSATGYQVDLGRWTLSGDDPLVRVDGLPVTRPGLGIDVGNPHVVVALASEAELAAAELHRAPDLDPILPAGANVEFVVPGEPLVRDGVGHVRMRVFERGVGETLSCGTGVAATALAVRYWAGDQAPNNWQVEVPGGTLGVRMFPAEDGEHVALSGPAQLVFQGEIDLI; from the coding sequence ATGGTCGCATTCACCAAGGGACACGGCACCGGCAACGACTTCGTCATCATCGCTGACCCCGAGGGAGACCTCGATCTCACGGTCGAGCAGGTCGCGGTGCTCTGCGACCGCAACTTCGGCATCGGAGCAGACGGCATCCTGCGCGTCGTTCGATCCTCCGCGATCCCCGATGGGGCGGCGGCGCTTGAAGAAGAACCCGACGCCGAGTGGTTCATGGATTATCGCAACGCCGACGGCTCGACGGCAGAGATGTGCGGAAACGGCATCCGTGTGTTCGCTCATTTCCTCGTCCGCGCCGGGCTTGCGACCATTGAGCCCGGCTCGACTCTGCCGATCGGAACCCGGGCGGGCGTTCGCGATGTCACGCGAAGTGCCACCGGTTATCAGGTCGACCTCGGTCGTTGGACGTTGTCGGGAGACGACCCGCTCGTGCGCGTCGATGGCCTGCCGGTCACCCGTCCTGGCCTCGGCATCGACGTCGGCAACCCGCACGTCGTCGTCGCTCTCGCCTCTGAAGCAGAACTCGCCGCTGCCGAGCTGCACCGTGCCCCTGACCTCGACCCGATCCTCCCGGCCGGAGCGAACGTCGAGTTCGTGGTGCCCGGCGAACCGCTCGTGCGTGACGGAGTGGGCCACGTGCGGATGCGGGTGTTCGAGCGGGGTGTGGGCGAGACCCTCAGCTGCGGGACTGGCGTCGCCGCGACGGCTCTTGCCGTGCGCTATTGGGCGGGCGATCAGGCACCGAACAACTGGCAGGTGGAGGTCCCGGGTGGCACTCTCGGCGTGCGGATGTTCCCGGCGGAAGACGGCGAGCACGTCGCACTTTCGGGTCCCGCGCAGCTGGTCTTCCAGGGCGAAATCGATCTGATCTGA
- a CDS encoding class I SAM-dependent methyltransferase codes for MGSDHYFTAAPASPENLRTIRVTLAGRDLDVTTAGGVFSPDRLDAGTAVLFANMPPVPPGGDLLDLGSGWGPISLSMALAAPHATVWAVDVNERALDLVRRNAAALGLTNVNASLPDDVPADITFRTIRSNPPIRVGKDELHGLLERWIPRLDDRSDAWLVVQRNLGADSLQRWLSATFHPGYSVFRTATGKGYRILKVRKHGTPPTEPITVS; via the coding sequence ATGGGGTCCGACCACTATTTCACTGCGGCTCCGGCAAGCCCCGAGAACCTTCGAACGATCCGCGTGACGCTCGCAGGCCGAGACCTGGATGTCACTACCGCAGGTGGCGTCTTCAGCCCGGATCGGTTGGATGCCGGCACTGCAGTTCTCTTCGCCAACATGCCCCCGGTGCCCCCGGGAGGCGATCTTCTCGACCTCGGCAGCGGTTGGGGGCCCATCAGCCTCTCGATGGCGCTTGCTGCTCCGCACGCTACGGTGTGGGCCGTCGACGTGAATGAGCGTGCTTTGGACCTTGTGCGTCGGAATGCCGCCGCACTCGGTCTTACCAATGTCAACGCCTCTCTGCCCGACGATGTTCCCGCAGACATCACATTCCGCACGATCCGCTCCAACCCCCCGATTCGCGTGGGCAAGGATGAACTGCACGGGCTCCTGGAGCGATGGATCCCGCGACTGGATGACCGCAGCGATGCCTGGCTGGTCGTTCAGCGCAACCTCGGGGCGGATTCGCTGCAGCGCTGGCTTTCCGCGACCTTCCACCCGGGGTACAGCGTCTTCCGCACGGCAACCGGCAAGGGATATCGCATCCTGAAGGTGCGCAAGCACGGCACTCCGCCGACCGAGCCGATCACCGTCAGCTGA
- the hflX gene encoding GTPase HflX, with translation MTDTTSPSTDDGAVDRVLANADQRSEVRVFGGAQALQDEATAAHGASDGNQWDLEDRHALRRVGGLSTELEDVTEVEYRQLRLENVVLVGVYPQGAQEDAENSLRELAALAETAGAVVLDAVLQRRPHPDAATYIGRGKAQELKDIVAAVGADTVIADTELAPSQRRALEDVVKVKVIDRTTVILDIFSQHAKSREGKAQVELAQLEYLLPRLRGWGDSMSRQAGGQVGAGGAGMGSRGPGETKIELDRRRIRTKMALLRRQIRDFGPAREAKRAERKRNTIPSVAIAGYTNAGKSSLLNALTSAGVLVENALFATLDATVRRSETEDGRVYTITDTVGFVRNLPPQLVEAFRSTLEEVGQADVVLHVVDGSHPDPAGQLQTVRDVMGDVGVRDLPEIVVFNKADLIDDDERLVLRGLQPHAHFVSSRSGEGIAELRAAIEDALPKPAVEVHAVVPYERGDLIAAIHETGMLLSVEHREEGTAVHARVSERLAAELTAFTHDA, from the coding sequence ATGACGGATACCACTTCACCCTCCACCGACGACGGCGCGGTCGACCGCGTGCTCGCCAACGCCGACCAGCGCTCCGAGGTGCGCGTCTTCGGCGGGGCGCAGGCGCTGCAGGACGAGGCGACGGCAGCGCACGGCGCTTCAGACGGCAATCAGTGGGATCTCGAAGACCGCCACGCGCTTCGTCGCGTCGGCGGACTCTCCACGGAGCTCGAAGATGTCACCGAGGTCGAGTACCGACAGCTGCGGCTCGAGAACGTGGTGCTCGTGGGTGTCTACCCGCAGGGCGCGCAAGAGGATGCCGAGAACTCCCTCCGTGAGCTCGCTGCGCTGGCCGAGACCGCTGGGGCCGTCGTGCTCGATGCCGTGCTGCAGCGTCGTCCGCATCCCGACGCTGCCACCTACATCGGCCGAGGCAAGGCGCAGGAACTGAAGGACATCGTCGCGGCCGTCGGTGCCGACACCGTCATCGCCGACACGGAACTCGCGCCGAGCCAGCGACGCGCGCTGGAAGACGTCGTCAAGGTCAAGGTCATCGATCGTACGACCGTCATTCTGGACATCTTCAGCCAGCACGCGAAGAGCCGTGAGGGCAAAGCCCAGGTCGAGCTGGCCCAGTTGGAGTACCTGCTTCCGCGCCTGCGCGGTTGGGGTGACTCGATGAGCCGTCAGGCCGGTGGGCAGGTCGGCGCTGGTGGCGCCGGTATGGGTTCGCGTGGTCCGGGTGAAACGAAGATCGAGCTCGACCGCCGCCGTATCCGCACGAAGATGGCGTTGCTGCGCAGGCAGATCCGCGACTTCGGTCCGGCGCGCGAGGCCAAGCGCGCGGAGCGCAAGCGCAACACGATCCCCTCTGTGGCGATCGCCGGGTACACCAACGCCGGGAAGTCCAGCCTCCTCAACGCACTCACGAGCGCGGGCGTGTTGGTGGAGAACGCTCTGTTCGCCACGCTCGACGCGACGGTCCGCCGATCGGAGACCGAAGACGGCCGCGTCTACACGATCACCGACACGGTCGGCTTCGTGAGGAACCTGCCGCCGCAGCTCGTCGAGGCGTTCCGCTCGACGCTTGAAGAAGTAGGTCAGGCAGACGTCGTTCTGCACGTGGTCGACGGATCGCACCCTGATCCGGCCGGACAACTGCAGACGGTGCGCGATGTGATGGGTGACGTCGGGGTGAGAGATCTCCCGGAGATCGTCGTCTTCAACAAGGCAGACCTCATCGATGACGACGAGCGTCTCGTGCTGCGTGGCCTGCAGCCGCACGCGCACTTCGTGTCATCGCGGTCGGGCGAGGGCATCGCCGAGCTTCGCGCCGCCATCGAGGATGCACTCCCCAAGCCCGCGGTCGAGGTTCACGCCGTTGTTCCGTACGAGCGGGGCGACCTGATCGCCGCGATTCACGAGACAGGGATGCTCCTCTCCGTGGAGCACCGCGAAGAAGGCACGGCGGTGCACGCCAGAGTCTCGGAGCGCCTGGCCGCGGAGCTCACGGCGTTCACGCACGACGCCTGA
- a CDS encoding SIMPL domain-containing protein — translation MSEVTVTVRGEHEARVAPERASIRVGVRAEGPERSAVVDQALRLADPVRRSISDRADAGTIVDWTSKRLAVRAERPWNSEGKRLAPVHYASVDFTATFAEASELSTWVSDISAWDGIEVGSVNWHLTPETRVRVEQEVAAQAVGVAVTRADTYARALGRHEVLPLEIADVGLISDGRTAPGSPMVKARGVAFAADSAPAMEYEPDDIVISATVEARFLAR, via the coding sequence ATGAGCGAAGTCACGGTCACTGTCCGCGGTGAGCACGAGGCGCGGGTCGCACCCGAGCGGGCCAGCATCCGGGTCGGTGTTCGCGCGGAGGGTCCTGAGCGCTCTGCGGTCGTCGACCAGGCGCTGCGTCTCGCCGACCCCGTGCGCAGGAGCATCTCCGACCGAGCGGATGCAGGAACGATCGTCGACTGGACGAGCAAACGACTGGCCGTTCGCGCGGAGCGCCCGTGGAACAGCGAAGGCAAGCGCCTCGCGCCGGTGCACTATGCCAGCGTCGACTTCACCGCGACCTTCGCCGAAGCATCCGAACTCTCGACCTGGGTGTCGGACATCTCCGCCTGGGACGGCATCGAAGTCGGCAGCGTGAACTGGCATCTGACGCCGGAGACCAGGGTTCGTGTCGAGCAGGAGGTCGCGGCACAGGCCGTCGGAGTGGCTGTGACGCGTGCCGACACCTATGCTCGCGCACTCGGACGGCACGAGGTCCTTCCCCTCGAGATCGCCGATGTCGGGCTGATCTCCGATGGCAGAACGGCTCCGGGCTCCCCGATGGTGAAGGCGCGCGGTGTCGCCTTCGCCGCAGATTCCGCACCGGCGATGGAGTACGAGCCGGACGACATCGTCATCTCGGCCACCGTCGAGGCGCGATTCCTCGCCCGCTGA